The Halobacterium sp. CBA1132 genome has a segment encoding these proteins:
- a CDS encoding DUF2188 domain-containing protein: MTEYHVSPAANQWQVKKKGGSVVSNHRKKRPARERAQDEAKSGDRIVVHRQDGTIQESIEKS; encoded by the coding sequence ATGACAGAGTATCACGTGTCCCCCGCCGCGAACCAGTGGCAAGTCAAGAAGAAGGGCGGGTCAGTCGTCTCGAACCACAGGAAGAAGCGGCCCGCGCGGGAGCGAGCACAGGACGAAGCGAAATCGGGCGACCGCATCGTCGTCCACCGCCAGGACGGCACTATTCAGGAGAGCATCGAGAAGTCGTAG